A section of the Paenibacillus odorifer genome encodes:
- a CDS encoding GNAT family N-acetyltransferase has product MIIFEKQEIRLRTLELNDAALLVKWLSDPVVLEFYEGRDRPHDLELVREHFYDEQAEVTRCIVQYKERDIGYLQFYLIDDEELEVYGYVGFKGQIFGMDQFIGEPVLWNQGIGSRLIKETVKYLIEIKQADKIVMDPQAWNKRALRVYEKIGFVKKKYLEQHEQHEGELRDCWLIEYTKQARQ; this is encoded by the coding sequence ATGATTATTTTTGAAAAGCAAGAGATCAGACTGAGAACACTTGAGTTAAACGATGCCGCATTACTTGTAAAATGGCTCTCAGATCCCGTTGTACTGGAGTTCTATGAAGGCCGTGATCGCCCGCATGATTTGGAGCTGGTGAGGGAGCATTTTTACGACGAGCAAGCAGAAGTCACGCGGTGTATAGTGCAATACAAGGAGCGGGATATAGGTTATCTCCAGTTCTATCTTATAGATGATGAAGAATTAGAAGTGTACGGCTACGTGGGATTCAAAGGTCAAATCTTTGGGATGGACCAGTTCATTGGCGAGCCTGTTTTATGGAATCAAGGAATTGGTTCACGGCTCATTAAAGAAACGGTTAAGTATCTTATCGAAATAAAACAAGCGGACAAAATTGTCATGGACCCGCAAGCCTGGAATAAGAGAGCCCTTAGAGTATATGAGAAGATTGGCTTTGTGAAGAAGAAATACCTTGAACAGCACGAGCAACATGAAGGAGAGCTAAGAGATTGTTGGTTGATTGAATACACGAAGCAGGCGAGACAATAA
- a CDS encoding Na+/H+ antiporter, with product METFLVVLVLLGLIAISNIINRFIPFVPIPLIQIGLGVVVVLLPLGIHMSLEPELFFVLFIAPLLFNDGKRTPRNELWNLRAPILMLALGLVFATVLIAGYSINWMIPTIPLAAAFALAAILSPTDAVAVSAIAGRVHLPKSIHRILEGESLMNDASGLVAFNFAIAAAVTGIFSLPKASISFVIIALGGLIVGAILAFLLIRFSVFIRRLGMEDITVHVLLQILTPFIVYLISEEIGVSGILAVVAAGIIHAVEKDRAVSPQYKLQLVSASTWSVLLYILNGLVFLILGLSIPDVIEVIYRDTAVDNLMVIGYVLAITLLLFVLRFIWVYVFSLAGAGLQKMEKSSIKSMLILTISGVRGAVTLAGAFSIPFVLGDGSPFPERDLIIFIAAGVILMSLLIASIFLPILAGKEEPVAEPGDTEVEQAAKSKVVAAGITLLQSMMTEESKESALPALSEFKEKVYSLNREDQANDPALENFRRLGVEARIVGLHAERKELSQLLANNEIPASVALKMEEFLDHSEVFLARSLNSQIRISITEIRRLFAGMFSGQNEGEASQLMLQQAECARKAKISMSHAAIAAINASKNENNRKAAEKVADSYEKLISRLQQGQGWTKDGLVDDQKLELKLKAIQEQRDKVQQMYQDGTINRKLAGKLRKFVDHLETSIWED from the coding sequence TTGGAGACATTTCTAGTTGTACTCGTCCTACTTGGGCTTATCGCAATATCCAACATCATAAACCGATTCATTCCCTTCGTGCCGATACCCTTAATACAAATTGGCTTGGGTGTAGTGGTCGTACTATTGCCTTTGGGAATACATATGTCACTGGAGCCAGAGTTGTTTTTCGTGTTATTTATTGCGCCGCTTTTGTTCAATGACGGAAAGCGAACACCAAGAAATGAGTTATGGAACCTGCGTGCTCCAATCTTAATGCTGGCACTAGGCTTGGTATTTGCTACAGTGCTTATCGCTGGATATTCCATTAACTGGATGATCCCCACCATTCCACTCGCAGCTGCTTTTGCGCTGGCAGCGATCTTATCGCCGACAGATGCTGTGGCGGTAAGCGCAATCGCTGGGAGAGTACATCTTCCCAAGAGTATTCATCGTATTCTAGAGGGTGAATCATTGATGAATGATGCCTCTGGTCTTGTTGCGTTTAACTTCGCTATTGCAGCAGCTGTTACAGGCATATTTTCTTTGCCGAAAGCCTCTATTAGCTTTGTGATTATTGCTCTAGGTGGACTAATTGTCGGAGCAATACTCGCGTTCCTCCTGATTCGGTTCAGCGTATTTATTCGCAGACTGGGGATGGAGGACATCACAGTGCATGTGCTGCTGCAAATCCTGACTCCTTTCATTGTGTATCTGATTAGTGAAGAAATAGGGGTATCCGGTATTTTAGCTGTGGTTGCAGCAGGCATAATTCATGCTGTCGAGAAGGACCGTGCAGTTTCGCCACAGTATAAGCTACAGCTGGTGTCCGCCAGCACATGGTCTGTGCTGCTCTACATCTTGAATGGCTTGGTCTTCCTTATTCTCGGGTTGTCGATTCCAGATGTTATTGAAGTGATCTACCGGGATACAGCTGTGGACAATCTTATGGTGATTGGTTATGTATTAGCGATAACGTTGCTGCTTTTTGTGCTGCGTTTTATATGGGTGTATGTGTTCTCCCTGGCTGGCGCCGGCCTGCAAAAAATGGAAAAGTCGTCTATTAAGTCTATGCTAATCCTGACAATTTCAGGAGTGCGAGGCGCGGTTACTTTAGCCGGTGCCTTCTCGATTCCTTTTGTGTTAGGGGATGGCTCACCTTTTCCTGAACGTGATCTAATTATCTTTATCGCTGCGGGTGTGATTCTGATGTCACTGCTGATCGCTAGTATCTTTTTACCAATTCTCGCAGGTAAAGAAGAGCCGGTTGCTGAACCGGGTGATACTGAGGTTGAGCAGGCGGCCAAATCTAAGGTTGTTGCCGCCGGGATAACCTTGCTTCAAAGTATGATGACAGAAGAGAGCAAGGAATCTGCATTGCCAGCTTTGAGTGAGTTTAAAGAAAAAGTTTATAGTCTTAACCGCGAAGATCAGGCGAATGACCCCGCATTGGAGAACTTCCGCCGACTTGGGGTTGAAGCAAGGATTGTGGGTCTGCATGCCGAACGCAAAGAGCTGAGCCAATTGCTGGCCAACAATGAGATTCCTGCCTCAGTGGCGCTGAAGATGGAAGAATTCTTGGATCATAGTGAAGTCTTTCTAGCCAGAAGTCTAAACTCTCAGATCAGAATCTCCATTACAGAGATTAGACGGCTGTTTGCGGGGATGTTCTCTGGCCAGAATGAAGGGGAAGCTAGTCAACTGATGCTGCAACAGGCTGAGTGTGCCAGAAAAGCTAAGATCTCTATGTCCCATGCAGCGATTGCTGCTATTAATGCAAGTAAGAATGAGAACAACCGTAAAGCAGCTGAGAAGGTCGCAGACAGTTACGAGAAGCTGATCTCACGCCTCCAGCAGGGACAAGGCTGGACTAAAGATGGTCTTGTTGATGATCAAAAGCTTGAATTGAAACTGAAAGCTATTCAGGAGCAACGGGATAAGGTCCAGCAAATGTACCAGGATGGAACCATTAACCGCAAGCTAGCCGGTAAATTACGCAAGTTCGTCGATCATTTGGAAACATCCATTTGGGAGGATTAG
- a CDS encoding metallophosphoesterase family protein, which yields MEQIAIISDIHGNIPALTAVLDDIQQRGISRVFCLGDIVGKGPNSDLAVDIIKKNCEISVMGNWDDLMNQDVDFEMARWCRGLLGQERLDYLSTLPFSVEFMMSGKFVRLFHASPRSLYERVQPWDDYEKRLSLFDYSDLCQEKRQADIVGYGDIHNAFIQHLEGKTLFNVGSVGNPLDLTQASYVIMEGEYMGGSAAPLNMQFVRVPYDIELAVQQAVEADMPAAEPYIRELRTAQYRGSVRG from the coding sequence GTGGAGCAAATTGCAATAATCTCAGACATTCATGGAAATATACCGGCCCTTACGGCCGTTTTAGATGACATCCAGCAGCGGGGAATCAGCAGAGTCTTTTGTTTAGGCGATATTGTTGGAAAAGGACCGAACTCAGATCTAGCCGTTGATATCATAAAAAAGAATTGTGAAATCAGTGTTATGGGGAACTGGGATGATTTAATGAATCAGGATGTTGATTTTGAGATGGCTCGGTGGTGCCGCGGGTTATTAGGTCAAGAACGTCTTGATTATTTAAGCACGTTGCCGTTTTCGGTTGAGTTTATGATGAGTGGTAAATTTGTGCGATTATTTCATGCTTCGCCACGAAGCCTGTATGAACGTGTTCAACCTTGGGATGATTATGAAAAGCGATTATCTTTGTTTGATTATTCTGATCTCTGCCAGGAGAAACGACAAGCGGATATCGTAGGTTACGGGGATATTCATAATGCTTTTATTCAACATTTAGAAGGCAAGACTTTATTTAATGTAGGCAGTGTGGGGAATCCGCTTGATTTAACCCAGGCATCTTATGTGATTATGGAGGGAGAATACATGGGAGGGTCAGCAGCTCCTTTAAATATGCAATTTGTAAGAGTGCCTTATGACATCGAGTTAGCCGTTCAACAGGCCGTTGAGGCAGATATGCCAGCTGCAGAGCCTTATATTCGTGAGCTTAGAACCGCGCAGTACAGGGGAAGTGTCCGGGGATAA
- a CDS encoding NAD(P)-dependent oxidoreductase — MKIAVVGASGKAGSRITQEALDRGHEVTAIVRDASKVTNRKANVIEKDVFALTTEDLQGFDVVVNAFGAPFGQEHLHVDAGNVLIEALKASPDTRLIVVGGAGSLYVDEAKTLKVADTNDFPDFIKPTATNQAKNLEILQGTDSLSWTFVSPSANFAIGTRTGSYVKGKDNLLVNSKGESYVSYEDYAVAIVDEIEQPQHIRERFTVGSES; from the coding sequence ATGAAAATCGCAGTTGTTGGAGCAAGTGGAAAAGCTGGAAGTCGAATTACGCAGGAAGCGTTGGATAGAGGTCATGAAGTTACAGCGATTGTACGGGATGCATCTAAAGTAACAAATAGGAAAGCGAATGTCATCGAAAAGGATGTATTTGCGCTTACCACTGAAGATTTGCAGGGGTTCGACGTGGTTGTGAATGCTTTTGGTGCGCCGTTTGGACAAGAACATCTGCATGTGGATGCCGGGAATGTGCTTATTGAAGCTTTGAAGGCTTCACCCGATACAAGATTGATTGTAGTTGGCGGTGCAGGAAGTCTTTATGTAGATGAAGCCAAAACGCTTAAAGTAGCGGATACGAATGACTTTCCTGACTTTATTAAGCCAACAGCGACGAATCAAGCTAAGAATTTGGAGATACTACAAGGAACAGATTCACTCTCTTGGACCTTTGTTAGTCCATCTGCTAATTTTGCCATTGGCACAAGAACGGGCTCTTATGTAAAAGGTAAGGATAATCTTCTGGTGAACTCCAAAGGTGAGAGTTATGTCAGCTACGAAGACTATGCCGTTGCTATTGTTGATGAAATCGAACAGCCGCAGCATATTCGTGAACGGTTTACGGTGGGTTCAGAGTCTTAA
- a CDS encoding Rrf2 family transcriptional regulator — MNISTRFAVAIHILTLIDSNKEGKSTSEWIAGSVNTNPVVIRRLTSMLQKAGLVNARPGVAGASLTRSASEITLLEIYKAVNAVEEDSLFSVHEHPNPDCPVGKNIASAIVPVFSLAQKAMENVLQEVTLEQIVNEMPEL; from the coding sequence ATGAATATTAGCACCCGATTTGCGGTAGCCATTCATATATTAACGTTGATTGACAGCAATAAAGAAGGCAAAAGCACTTCGGAGTGGATAGCTGGTAGCGTAAACACAAACCCTGTAGTTATCCGTCGGCTTACGAGTATGCTGCAAAAAGCAGGACTAGTAAATGCCCGCCCCGGAGTCGCAGGCGCTTCGCTTACACGTAGCGCATCCGAGATTACGCTGCTGGAGATTTATAAGGCAGTTAATGCGGTGGAAGAGGACTCGTTGTTTTCTGTCCATGAGCATCCTAATCCCGATTGTCCTGTTGGTAAGAATATAGCCAGTGCAATTGTACCTGTGTTCTCACTCGCCCAAAAAGCAATGGAGAATGTTCTCCAGGAGGTTACATTGGAGCAGATTGTGAATGAAATGCCTGAATTATGA
- a CDS encoding GNAT family N-acetyltransferase, which yields MKLSHVFEQFPTLESEQLLLKKIEVSNLNEVFGIYSNDQVFEYCGIIPKHNKDTVKNMIGHFERDFTKGVRVKWGIFLKNNPYILLGIIEVMDFNQKVDMVTIGYFLAEPYWGKGIAAQAIQLVVKYLFETAEVNRIQAEVMPFNERSKRVLLKNGFTKEGTLRQAHVWSGKGLVDLEIYSILAEEYFASIGKPRVSNRM from the coding sequence TTGAAGCTTAGTCACGTATTTGAGCAATTCCCTACTTTGGAATCCGAGCAATTATTACTGAAAAAGATTGAAGTCAGCAACCTTAATGAGGTATTTGGGATATATAGCAATGATCAAGTGTTTGAGTACTGTGGGATTATTCCGAAACATAATAAAGATACAGTCAAGAATATGATCGGCCATTTCGAACGTGATTTTACCAAAGGGGTGAGAGTGAAATGGGGGATTTTCCTCAAAAATAACCCTTACATACTGCTAGGTATCATCGAAGTTATGGATTTTAATCAAAAGGTGGATATGGTGACGATCGGTTACTTTTTGGCGGAACCTTATTGGGGCAAAGGGATTGCAGCTCAGGCCATTCAGTTAGTGGTGAAATATTTATTTGAGACTGCAGAAGTCAATCGAATTCAAGCTGAGGTTATGCCCTTTAATGAACGATCGAAGCGGGTGCTTTTGAAAAATGGCTTTACGAAAGAAGGCACGTTAAGGCAGGCGCATGTATGGTCAGGTAAAGGGCTGGTGGATCTGGAGATTTACAGCATTTTGGCAGAGGAATATTTTGCAAGCATCGGTAAGCCAAGAGTAAGCAATAGGATGTAA
- a CDS encoding VOC family protein gives MKTKTILQPDTQIGLVQIRVSNLERSLTFYQNVVGLSVLRQTGREVEMTADGQNVLLILREIENARVIRPNSVAGLYHFAILVPDRPSLGLVVRNLISSGIEVGQGDHLVSEALYIQDPDNNGIEIYRDRPKSEWKYDAEGHVMMSTDPVDVDGLLAASEGLSWNGLPAGTVIGHVHFHVGNLNKAKAFYVDLLGFELTANYGSAAMFISAGGYHHHIGLNVWAGQGAPAAPADTVGIDYFTLILANEEERNAVVERVRQAGYAVTEVNGNPTFQDPWNIGIRLVLER, from the coding sequence ATGAAGACTAAAACAATACTTCAACCAGACACTCAGATCGGTCTGGTGCAGATTAGAGTAAGCAATTTGGAGCGTTCGCTCACCTTTTATCAGAATGTTGTGGGATTAAGCGTTTTACGGCAGACTGGCCGCGAAGTTGAAATGACCGCTGACGGTCAGAATGTGTTATTGATTTTGCGGGAGATTGAAAATGCGCGGGTGATCCGTCCTAATTCTGTGGCTGGGTTGTATCATTTTGCTATCCTTGTTCCAGATCGTCCCAGCCTTGGATTGGTTGTGCGTAATTTGATCTCTTCGGGGATTGAGGTGGGGCAGGGCGATCATCTGGTCAGTGAAGCACTGTATATTCAGGACCCAGACAATAATGGGATTGAAATTTATCGAGATCGACCTAAGAGTGAATGGAAATATGATGCGGAAGGGCATGTAATGATGTCCACTGATCCAGTGGATGTAGATGGACTACTGGCAGCTTCTGAAGGTTTATCATGGAACGGGCTGCCAGCAGGAACAGTGATAGGGCATGTACACTTTCATGTGGGGAATTTAAATAAGGCGAAAGCCTTCTACGTCGATTTGCTTGGTTTTGAACTAACAGCCAATTATGGAAGTGCTGCTATGTTTATCTCTGCTGGTGGCTATCATCACCATATCGGGCTGAATGTTTGGGCCGGACAGGGCGCACCTGCGGCTCCAGCTGATACTGTAGGGATTGATTATTTTACCTTAATTCTTGCGAATGAAGAGGAACGTAACGCTGTGGTGGAGCGAGTTCGGCAGGCTGGTTACGCAGTTACAGAAGTGAATGGAAATCCTACATTCCAAGATCCATGGAACATTGGAATCAGACTTGTTTTAGAAAGATAA
- a CDS encoding DIP1984 family protein: MKLAEALVNRSDLTRKIAQLKQRLDRVVKVQEGEEPAEQPEALLRELEIAVNEQTILIRAINRTNSSVAFNEKWSIADALAERDKMLQLRKLFSDLLEQASITQDRYSRSEVRFQRTVDVAQIQKQIDELSKSYRELDFKIQEKNWTVDLLTP; this comes from the coding sequence ATGAAACTTGCGGAAGCATTAGTGAACCGAAGTGATCTTACTCGTAAAATCGCGCAGCTAAAGCAGCGGCTCGATCGGGTCGTTAAGGTGCAGGAAGGGGAAGAACCGGCAGAACAGCCGGAGGCTCTTTTGCGTGAGCTGGAAATAGCTGTTAACGAGCAGACGATTTTGATTCGAGCAATTAATCGAACGAATTCATCTGTGGCCTTCAATGAGAAGTGGAGTATTGCCGATGCCCTAGCCGAACGGGATAAAATGCTTCAGCTGCGGAAGCTTTTTAGCGATTTGCTTGAGCAAGCATCGATCACTCAGGATCGGTACAGCCGCTCTGAGGTTCGTTTCCAGAGAACGGTGGATGTCGCCCAGATTCAGAAGCAGATTGATGAGCTGTCTAAGTCTTATCGGGAGTTGGATTTTAAAATTCAGGAGAAAAACTGGACGGTAGACTTACTTACACCGTAA
- a CDS encoding peptidase E has translation MKEGENMGTIVVIGGGELIELETLEIDREVVQLTQKAKPKALFIPTASSDAPGYCDTFSKVYGDILGCETSHLLLVSQTYTQDEITDLITAADLIYVGGGNTRKMLEIWKNTGVDTLLKEAYSSGTVLAGLSAGSICWFEYGHSDSEAFDDQGEWQYIKLAAMGILPGIHCPHYNEDIRVEDFTRMVKGGGLPGIAVDNNCAIIYKDNEYKVMSTREVAKAYRVIDSEQGVVVTEIEEHPSYRPLYELYGAL, from the coding sequence GTGAAAGAAGGGGAAAACATGGGCACTATCGTAGTTATTGGCGGGGGAGAGTTAATCGAGCTTGAAACGCTGGAAATTGATCGTGAAGTTGTGCAGCTAACTCAAAAGGCTAAGCCGAAGGCGTTATTTATTCCAACAGCCAGTAGTGATGCGCCGGGGTATTGTGATACTTTTAGCAAAGTATATGGCGATATTCTCGGATGTGAAACAAGTCACTTATTGCTTGTGAGCCAAACCTACACTCAGGATGAGATTACAGATTTAATTACAGCTGCTGATTTGATTTATGTTGGTGGAGGCAATACCCGAAAGATGCTGGAGATTTGGAAAAATACAGGGGTAGATACGCTTTTGAAAGAAGCTTATTCCTCTGGAACCGTATTGGCCGGGCTTAGCGCAGGTTCCATCTGTTGGTTTGAATATGGGCATAGTGACTCTGAAGCGTTCGACGACCAGGGTGAATGGCAGTATATCAAGCTTGCAGCCATGGGGATTCTGCCGGGCATTCATTGTCCGCATTATAATGAGGATATTCGGGTTGAAGATTTTACACGCATGGTTAAAGGTGGAGGTCTGCCGGGAATCGCGGTGGATAACAATTGTGCAATCATCTATAAAGATAATGAATATAAAGTGATGTCGACCAGAGAAGTAGCTAAAGCCTACCGTGTGATTGACTCCGAGCAAGGTGTTGTCGTAACGGAAATAGAAGAACATCCAAGCTACAGACCTCTTTATGAACTGTATGGCGCGTTATGA
- a CDS encoding MBL fold metallo-hydrolase encodes MYIAQGIEMLEITAQVMGGKDTIYPTLLWDGHAAVLVDTGFPGLLSNFKEALKEADVPWQKLRTLIITHQDLDHIGCLPALLAEEDLELTVLAHEIEQPYIQGERMLLKHTPEALAVAAAMIPAHVPEEWRRAFLSVLAHPPKGKVDQTLVDGEKLPFAGGITVIHTPGHSPGHLSLYHHDSRTLIAADALTVQNGELQGPTPSATPDMELALSSLTKFSEYEIDTVICYHGGRYRGDANRRIAELAEGKGKL; translated from the coding sequence ATGTACATTGCTCAAGGAATAGAAATGCTCGAGATTACAGCGCAGGTTATGGGTGGAAAAGACACGATTTACCCCACGCTACTCTGGGATGGACATGCCGCCGTACTCGTCGATACCGGATTCCCGGGTCTACTCTCTAATTTCAAAGAGGCTCTAAAAGAAGCGGATGTGCCTTGGCAGAAGCTCCGCACCCTTATTATCACGCATCAGGATTTAGACCATATTGGTTGCCTCCCTGCCCTATTGGCTGAAGAAGATCTAGAGCTTACTGTTCTGGCTCATGAAATTGAGCAGCCCTATATTCAAGGAGAGCGAATGCTCCTTAAGCACACTCCCGAAGCATTAGCGGTGGCAGCGGCTATGATCCCAGCTCATGTACCTGAGGAGTGGCGGCGTGCCTTCCTCTCTGTATTAGCCCATCCTCCTAAAGGAAAAGTGGATCAAACACTTGTGGATGGAGAAAAGTTACCTTTTGCCGGTGGAATTACGGTGATCCATACCCCAGGCCATAGCCCTGGGCATCTCAGTCTTTACCATCATGATAGCCGTACACTTATTGCTGCCGATGCCTTGACCGTTCAGAATGGCGAGCTACAGGGTCCCACTCCTTCCGCCACACCTGACATGGAGCTGGCTTTGTCCTCTCTGACCAAGTTCTCTGAGTATGAGATCGATACGGTCATTTGTTATCACGGCGGACGCTACCGCGGAGATGCAAACAGACGTATTGCTGAACTAGCAGAAGGAAAAGGAAAGCTGTAA
- a CDS encoding GNAT family N-acetyltransferase, with translation MLNKVMGESLLFTEIREEHLSDVLDIYNYYVLNTTVSFHTEPLSLDEMRQSVMNDDPRFKSYVILSWDNVIQGYVLIARHKSKPAYDSSGEISVYLKPACVGKRIGQHALRFIEERAAELDFHVLVATVCAENERSRQLFSKNGYEQCAYFKEIGCKFGRRLDIASYQKILGGTQI, from the coding sequence GTGTTGAACAAAGTAATGGGAGAAAGTTTGTTATTCACTGAAATTCGCGAAGAGCATCTGTCGGATGTACTCGATATTTATAACTATTACGTGCTGAACACTACGGTTTCTTTTCATACCGAGCCTTTAAGTTTGGACGAAATGCGGCAATCAGTGATGAATGATGATCCGCGGTTCAAATCATACGTTATATTATCCTGGGACAATGTTATTCAGGGCTATGTTCTGATTGCTAGACATAAAAGTAAGCCGGCTTATGATAGCTCTGGGGAGATTAGTGTGTATTTGAAACCGGCTTGTGTGGGTAAAAGAATAGGACAGCATGCCTTACGCTTTATTGAAGAGAGAGCTGCCGAACTGGATTTCCATGTGTTAGTAGCTACCGTTTGCGCAGAGAATGAACGCAGTCGCCAGCTTTTCTCAAAGAATGGATATGAACAATGCGCCTACTTCAAGGAGATTGGCTGTAAATTTGGTCGAAGACTGGATATCGCCAGCTATCAGAAAATCTTAGGGGGAACTCAAATATGA
- a CDS encoding GNAT family N-acetyltransferase: protein MRIRTETVADYNGVFQVNVKAFGDREDEARLVENIRNSQGFIPELSIVAEKDNEIVGHLLLSKAVVQDGEKLSDVIALAPLAVLPNVQKQGIGKALIQEGLERCRTLGYELVFLIGHPEYYPRFGFQPAGPHGLELKQFEVPERVFMVCELKEGVLQRIKGELKYPETFF from the coding sequence ATGAGAATTAGAACAGAAACTGTGGCAGACTATAATGGAGTATTTCAAGTGAATGTTAAGGCTTTTGGTGATCGGGAAGATGAAGCGCGGTTGGTCGAAAACATTAGAAATTCGCAGGGGTTTATCCCGGAGCTCTCGATTGTAGCGGAAAAGGATAATGAGATTGTAGGACATCTACTGTTAAGTAAGGCTGTAGTTCAAGATGGGGAGAAGTTATCTGATGTGATTGCGTTAGCCCCATTAGCTGTTCTGCCGAACGTTCAGAAGCAAGGAATCGGCAAGGCGCTGATCCAAGAAGGGTTAGAAAGATGTAGAACGCTTGGATATGAGCTTGTTTTTTTGATCGGGCATCCCGAATATTACCCAAGATTCGGATTTCAACCCGCAGGGCCACATGGGCTCGAGTTGAAGCAGTTTGAGGTACCGGAGAGAGTCTTTATGGTCTGTGAGCTGAAGGAAGGCGTATTGCAGAGGATTAAGGGAGAGTTGAAATACCCGGAAACCTTTTTTTGA
- a CDS encoding beta-1,6-N-acetylglucosaminyltransferase, whose protein sequence is MAYIILCHKNPEQINMLIDSLTNESVEFFLHVDQKSNIEADIIHRNDIHFVEKPIDVQWGHYSQIECILKCFSLIKEHGDFNYIHILSGQDLPLASNEVILDFFKMNEGKEFVKYLQLPNAAETWGCYERVSVYYPRFLISRTRRMTAIRMRYIKLIMSVPFLQRKLGALPKGLYKGSNWMSITGECMEYILDFTKSSPEYVRFFRNTLCGDEIFFHTIILNSVYKMHVLNEIKRYTDWETGPDYPRTLTIEDYDRITQRGTECFWGRKFDLDIDRTIVQELLDINTKAKTS, encoded by the coding sequence ATGGCGTATATAATTCTCTGTCATAAAAATCCGGAGCAGATCAATATGCTAATCGATAGTTTAACTAACGAGTCCGTAGAGTTTTTCCTGCATGTCGATCAGAAAAGTAATATTGAGGCTGATATTATTCATCGTAACGATATTCATTTTGTGGAAAAGCCTATTGATGTGCAGTGGGGGCATTACAGCCAGATTGAATGCATTTTGAAGTGCTTTTCGCTGATCAAAGAACATGGGGATTTCAATTATATTCACATCTTAAGCGGTCAGGATCTGCCTCTAGCTTCAAATGAAGTGATTCTAGATTTCTTTAAGATGAATGAGGGTAAGGAATTTGTGAAGTATTTGCAGCTGCCTAATGCAGCGGAAACTTGGGGATGTTACGAGCGGGTCTCAGTTTATTATCCTAGGTTCCTCATCTCAAGGACCCGGCGTATGACAGCGATCAGAATGAGGTACATTAAACTAATTATGAGCGTTCCGTTTCTGCAAAGAAAATTAGGTGCTTTGCCGAAAGGTTTATATAAAGGCTCGAACTGGATGTCAATTACAGGTGAATGTATGGAATACATCTTGGATTTTACAAAAAGCTCTCCGGAATACGTCAGATTTTTTAGGAACACTTTATGTGGAGATGAAATCTTTTTCCATACGATAATTTTGAATAGCGTTTATAAGATGCATGTACTGAATGAAATTAAGCGGTATACAGATTGGGAAACAGGACCGGATTATCCTAGAACACTAACGATAGAAGACTATGATCGGATCACTCAACGGGGCACGGAATGCTTTTGGGGGAGAAAATTTGATCTCGATATCGATAGAACCATCGTTCAGGAGCTTCTTGATATAAATACTAAAGCGAAAACATCGTAA